The Sebastes fasciatus isolate fSebFas1 chromosome 4, fSebFas1.pri, whole genome shotgun sequence genome window below encodes:
- the LOC141766074 gene encoding pleckstrin homology domain-containing family A member 5-like isoform X24: protein MAADLQPEWISCLPSSWSYGVTRDGRVFFINEEAKSTTWLHPVSGEAVITGHRKTPDLPTGWEEGYTFEGARCFINWTDV, encoded by the exons ATGGCGGCGGATCTACAACCCGAGTGGATTTCTTGTCTCCCTTCTTCCTGGAGTTACGGGGTTACTCGGGATGGACGCGTCTTCTTCATTAA CGAAGAAGCGAAGAGTACAACCTGGCTGCATCCAGTGAGTGGCGAGGCGGTAATAACCGGGCACCGGAAAACTCCAG ACCTCCCCACTGGATGGGAAGAAGGATATACTTTCGAGGGTGCACGGTGCTTTATCAA TTGGACCGATGTCTGA
- the LOC141766074 gene encoding pleckstrin homology domain-containing family A member 5-like isoform X25 yields the protein MAADLQPEWISCLPSSWSYGVTRDGRVFFINEEAKSTTWLHPVSGEAVITGHRKTPDLPTGWEEGYTFEGARCFIK from the exons ATGGCGGCGGATCTACAACCCGAGTGGATTTCTTGTCTCCCTTCTTCCTGGAGTTACGGGGTTACTCGGGATGGACGCGTCTTCTTCATTAA CGAAGAAGCGAAGAGTACAACCTGGCTGCATCCAGTGAGTGGCGAGGCGGTAATAACCGGGCACCGGAAAACTCCAG ACCTCCCCACTGGATGGGAAGAAGGATATACTTTCGAGGGTGCACGGTGCTTTATCAA GTAA